The genomic stretch GGAGCTGACGTGAAGTAaatggtgcacacacacacctccttcttttctttggAGTCACACTTGGTCTGCTCACGGTTAAAGGCTTTCTTTGCGTTCTTCATCTGCGTCTTAGAGATCACCGCCCAacgctgaggaagaggagaaacgCACATATGAAgggaataagaaaaataaatgaaagctacATACAAAGTGCAGTCAGTTTATGACTTTCTAACTCTGCAGGTTTTTACTGAAGTCAAACACTGCAACAGTGACAAAAAACCCTTCGGATGAAAGACGGTTAAACTTCTCAGTGAAACAGACGAGGCAGCTCTGGTTGGACTAAAACCTGGCAAGTTAAAACAGTGTAGAAAACACTAAAGAGAGGATgattcacccccccccccccctatcTTAAACAAAATCAGGATATTTTCCTGTTTAAAATGAAggacattaagaaaaaaatgtttaaaccaacctctccctccttctgtGATTCTACGTAGATGGTCGGGAACGGCTCTTTCCCAGTGAACAACAGCGCCTGTGAGGATTTGTACATAAACACAATGAGATGCTGACAGACATATTAGTGCAAATCAAGCAATGGAGCAAATATCGATAATATGCCAACTATTACTCCTCCTAACGCTTCATCCTGTAGCATTAAGCATTTTAAACCACACACGCCTGAATGCAGTTAAGATAAATGCCAGGATGAACTTTAATCTACATGAGCGTTTACCTTGAGGGGGGTTTTGAAGGGTTTCTGCTCCGTGCCGTCCCCATCCTGGTCGCTGCCACATTTGTCCGACACATACAGCTCACCTGTGAAGCAGATGGAGAGTGAGACTCAGCTCCCTCCCAGTCTTAAATCAATACCTTGgatttaaagctactacaaggtcattttcattttgtgttgattagGGCAGTCCCTatggacaaaagcggtagtgtcTCCTAGCACCAGGTTCCCTTTAGAAGACTTCTAATTGTACAGCAACAGTGTCTGACAGTCCGCTCCACGCagcctggttctggttctcccgtgcctcccttcccttcccttcccttcagcgggcccagcaatacggtctgggtctccagcagcgtggtgtcggtgttggctcCAAGCAGAGAggcaaagctctgctcctggccggAGGgggagatgctgctgctgcgggAGATGAGCTGCCGACTCCCACTGCAGGTGGAAGGCGGCAGCGAAGGGtccctcacagtaactttaacatTTACTCCTGGTAAGTATCATTTGCTAAAAAACTAGtttccagctgttttaggaaattattaCAGATTTAGATTTTCAGTAGGAACCCTTTAGTTTGGGACTAGACCTAAGGCCTAAAACAGGTTGGGTCAGTCAGAGAGTAATGAGAGACCGACTTAACACATTGGTTTTGGcttttcatgaaatgtgttgacaataacaaaaacatagaaTATCAGCATATCGTATAATTAACAAGGTAATTCATACACGTTTAAAAGTTCGAGCTGGTGACTATTTTGATTTTGCTGAAACGCCATCTGACGTCTGCAAACTTGATCACATGTAGCTCATTAACATAAATTCCATGAGTTGGCCGTCACTCATGGCAGGACACAATGAATCTCTTGGCTCATGTCAGTTTGATGTGCTCTATGAGTTGAGAATCGAGTCAAGAGAAGCGCTTGAACGTGGACCCAGCTGATGAGTAGGAGAGAGGCGATGCTGGCTGACACAGTAAGGTCCAGATAAGTCTATTTCCAGTAAATCTGCCACCGTCTTGCTGAACGTCTTGTCAGGTTTCGAACGTTTGCCGCCTGAAATCAAATTGAAACTAAAGAGCTTAGTCCTCTGCAGCTTTACTAGGCTGGACAGAGATACACAACTTGGATGTAGTGTTGGTAGGGCTGGGCAATAGCCTTTATCtatattatatagatattgGGGAATCAGACTAAATAGCGTCGTAGATTTTGGATTAGTTATACAGCATAAGTTTGGTCTTttcttgcattaaaaaaactgcattagAGTAAAGTGGTGTGACTAACTGAATTTACCAGACAGATTAAGCTGatctattatttgcctttacccacCTAAGTCATTACATCTTCATTACTGTTGTTTATCAAAAAATATCATTGTGTAAATACTAAGTAAAAGCACCGATGGTCTACCCTGCGATGTCCTTCCAATATCAATAGAGGTAAAAGGTAAGTTTGCGCGGCTCTGATTGTTGGTGATTCAGGGGTTTACTGCTCACCAACATTGAGGAGTgccaacaaacacacctgtcagTTTAAAAAGGCAAACCCCTTAGAGAAAACACTACATGGCCGAAAGTATGAGGACGTCTGGACATTCCTGAACGGCCTCCACGGTTTAAGGCTTCCATGCTGATGATAAAGCAGAATCACACCGGGTTACCttagcagcagcacagcagactgacagctgTCAAGGCTCAGTGATGGCCGACAGTTCCCTCTGCTGTGACtcagtttttatatatacaccTTCGTTCGGTATCGACACATAGCTTCACCGACTGTGCAAAACCGGCTCCGTGTATCGAAACAACGACCTACAGATTCAGAAAATCGgcgttagctagctagcatgctaactgctAACACGACTGCAAATGATGCAATATGCAGGACACACATGTCTTTGggagctagctaactagctaactagctggCTAGCTCTGACCACAGCTCTGCTTTTCCTTCCTAACTTACCTACTGATACTTGTCCGACACCTTTCGTGATCTCCGCCGCCATGTCAGTGCAGGTCCTAGACAGTCCGCTGGGGAGgggaattaaatatttttgtattggGGGGGAAATGGAAACGAAACCCCAGAAGCTACTGTCGGCAGCGTCTATTCAGCCCGGTCCCGGCTCTCTGTCATGTGATAGACGCggtaggaggaggaagaggtgacGCGACTCGGCCCGGTTCACCCGCGTTGATTGGCCAGCGCTGAAACGTCACTTCCATAACAGCAAATTCGATTGGTTGCCTTCCTTGTCAGTTAACTGGTTGACCAATTAGAACAAATCTAATATAAACGGGTCAATCAGCACTCGAGACGGATCAGATTTTgctaaatacatgaaaaaaaaacacagtgtacGATGCTAtactatacaaaaatacaacGCTAATTAGGGAAAAACTGATATTGTTTGACTGTGTTTGGAATActtctaaaatatttttggggttcAGTGAAGTTTTAAGGAGTTTGGGGAAGTGATGGGGGTTAATTTTCAAACATTGATTGACTCAGAAGgtttttaatatgtttgatttattgaaaTGTTGTGATAAGAAGAAGTGCCACTTGATCAAGGCCCATGCAGCAGAACAGCAGAGAGAACGGAAAATATTACAGTGAACCTCACAAACCAGACAACAGGCGAGAGGCTCAAAAATCACAACACATTGTCACAACAGGTAAATGTTTGAATTATTCTGTTCAGTTATTTTTTgccaaaaatatgattttatatgCCAAACTGCTGCCCTCTCCTTCAATTTGAGAGGTCTCCCGCAattcttaaaatatttacagaaaacaaaaaaaacataaaaaagttagTTATTTCCCGGCATATATTTAAAACAGGCAATGTCccaatataatatttttttatttcttagatCACTTCCCTCACACAATTTTCTTGTTAtctatttgtatatatatatataaacattttatattttatttataaaaaaatgtaagatccGATTGTTTTTCCGATTTAAGTTCATTTTTTGCAATTGTTTACTTTAAGAATGCTACATACAGACACTTTAAATAAGTTATTTCGCGTTGCGTCCTGTCTCTATGCTGTTTCCTCTTCTGTGTCTGAGGCTCCACAGATTTTAGCAGAGGCTCCACGGCTATGAATCCCAAGTCcaggacagagaggctgagtgaatgtggtctggactctgtggaggagagtcaTGGTTTCAGAGACGCTGTAGAAGGAGAGAATACCTGCACTGTGGTCCAGGTACACTCCTACTGTGGGGGAGTGAGGGCCTGAGATGGAAGTTCTCATGTTGTTATGGCTAAATTCATAACCGTCGTGGAAACATTGTAGTGCCCAAGACTTGTCATTGTTTCCAAATGCACTTTCTCTTCCTACTCTGCTCATTTTCTTGTATGCGACTGCAACAAAAATGGCACTCCCATTGCACTCCACCTCCCAGTAACAACGTCCAGTCAGACTTTCTCTACACAAAATCTGACACCAGTCAGTAAAACTGTCTGGGTGACCATAATAAAAATTTTGAACATATATATGCTTTGCCTTTTGGCCATATTCCAAAGacatatatttgtgtgctgtgttttgatCCAGTGTGATTTGACACGAGTATTTGAGGAAGTCAGTTCTAGTCTCGGGCTCTGCTTGTGGCACTAAAACCTCTTCAGTCCCTGCCAATGAGATCGTGCTCCATTCCTCGCTGAGAATGTCCTGTAGTTTATCTCTGACCTCCGACACAGCAGCAGTCACATCCTCGGTGTACCTTTGGGAACGGATCTTGACGCTGGGCGAATCTGTAGCCTCGCCGAGACGCGACAGTGAGGCGTAGCTGTGCAGAAACTGGGTGTGATCTGCTGCGCGTGAGAGCCGCTCCAGCTCAGCGTCTTTCCCGTTCAGATCGGCTAtctcctgctgcagcttctcctgAAGCCTGTTGACGTGACTCACTTCTGATTTCTGACGAGATCTGATCTGCAGCTTTGCGTCCGTGAAGATCTTCTCGCTGTCAGTCACAGCTTTATCAGCGGAGCGGTTGATAGCCTCCAGCTCCTTCTGAAGCACCTtcacatctttctctctgttctggATTCTCTGCTGGATCATTTGTCGACTCGTCCCAAGCTCTTTCTGCCTCTCGGCCATTTCTGCTGCGGCTGAGACTGTGTCGTGGCCTTTATGTTCATCAATGGAGCAAAGATAACAGATACATTGTTGATCAGTGCGGCAGAATATCTTCATCACCTCATTGTGACGAGTACAGATGTTCTCCTGAAGCGTCTTTGAGGGGTCCACCAGCTTGTGTTTCTTGAATTGAACAACTTCATAGTGTGGCTGGAGGTGCTGCTCACAGTAGGAGACCACGCACTGCAGACAGGACTTGAGAGCTTTCAGTTTTCTCCCAGTGCAGAAATCACAAGCCACATCTTCAGGTCCAGCATAGCAGTGATCAGCTGGAGCAGAGTGGAATCCTCTCGTTAGTTAACATAACTGCTAACACGACTGCAAATGATGCAATATGCAGGACACACATGTCTTTGggagctagctaactagctaactagctggCTAGCTCTGACCACAGCTCTGCTTTTCCTTCCTAACTTACCTACTTATACTTGTCCCACACCTTTCGTGATCTCCGCCGCCATGTCAGTGCAGGTCCTAGACAGTCCGCTGGGGAgggaattaaatatttttgtattggGGGAAATGGAAACGAAACCCCAGAAGCTACTGTCGGCAGCGTCTATTCAGCCCGGTCCCGGCTCTCTGTCATGTGATAGACgcggaaggaggaggaagaggtgacGCGACTCGGCCCGGTTCACCCGCGTTGATTGGCCAGCGCTGAAACGTCACTTCCATAACAGCAAATTCGATTGGTTGCCTTCCTTGTCAGTTAACTGGTTGACCAATTAGAACAAATCTAATATAAACGGGTCAATCAGCACTCGAGACGGATCAGATTTTgctaaatacatgaaaaaacacagtgtACGATGCTAtactatacaaaaatacaacGCTAATTAGGGAAAAACTGATATTGTTTGACTGTGTTTGGAATActtctaaaatatttttggggttcAGTGAAGTTTTAAGGAGTTTGGGGAAGTGATGGGGGTTAATTTTCAAACATTGATTGACTCAGAAGgtttttaatatgtttgatttattgaaaTGTTGTGATAAGAAGAAGTGCCACTTGATCAAGGCCCATGCAGCAGAACAGCAGAGAGAACGGAAAATATTACAGTGAACCTCACAAACCAGACAACAGGCGAGAGGCTCAAAAATCACAACACATTGTCACAACAGGTAAATGTTTGAATTATTCTGTTCAGTTATTTTTTgccaaaaatatgattttatatgCCAAACTGCTGCCCTCTCCTTCAATTTGAGAGGTCTCCCGCAattcttaaaatatttacagaaaacaaaaaaaacataaaaagttaGTTATAATTATTTCCCGGCATATATTTAAAACAGGCAATGTCccaatataatatttttttatttcttagatCACTATCCCTCACACAATTTTCTTGTTATCtatttgtatataaaatatatatacattttatattttatttataaaaaaatatctcgGCCATTTCTGCTGCGGCTGAGACTGTGTCGTGGCCTTTATGTTCATCAATGGAGCAAAGATAACAGATACATTGTTGATCAGTGCGGCAGAATATCTTCATCACCTCATTGTGACGAGTACAGATGTTCTCCTGAAGCGTCTTTGAGGGGTCCACCAGCTTGTGTTTCTTGAATTGAACAACTTCATAGTGAGGCTGGAGGTGCTGCTCACAGTAGGAGACCACGCACTGCAGACAGGACTTGAGAGCTTTCAGTTTTCTCCCAATGCAGAAATCACAAGCCACATCTTCAGGTCCAGCATAGCAGTGATCAGCTGGAGCAGAGTGGAGTCCTGTCTTCTTCAGTTCCTCCACTAAATCGGTAAGCATTGTGTTTTTcaccaaaagacgtttcagccttaaaataccccaaaagtgtcttttctgacgggaaaccatactttacatgagtttcttcaagtaagggcctctggactcataataacaagtttccttatgttttcatgaaaacatgatactttcatcacttttagatgcatttccgggctttttgctcacaaaagtcgtttcagcctgaaaataccccaaaagtgtcttttctgacatgaaaccatactttacatgagtttcttcaagtaagggcctcttgactcataataacaagtttccttgtgatttcatgaaaacatgatactttcatcacttttagatgcatttacagcttttctgctgccaaaagacgcttcagccttaaaataccccaaaagtgtcttttctgacaggaattcatactttacttgagtttcttcaagtaagggcctctggactcataataacaagtttccttgtgatttcatgaaaacatgatactttcatcacttttagatgcatttccggcttttttgctcacaaaagtcgtttcagcctgaaaataccccaaaagtgtattttctgcaacgaaaccatagtttacgtgagtttcttcaagtaagggcctcttgactcataataacaagtttccttatgttttcatgaaaacatgatactttcatcacttttagatgcatttacagcttttctgctgccaaaagacgtttcagccttaaaataccccaaaagtgtcttttctgacaggaaaccatacttacAGAaaactgcactacatttgtgatccttatagccactttgtacattctgattagacatttaaaagctgtgagtgtgtctggcaatctgcaggtgctccctgtatagacgaaagagcaaagcgtggtgatatagtatctttaaaaggccctttggtaggcacagtatttgcttacggccataccaccctgaacacgcccgatctcgtctgatctcggaagctaagcagggtcgggcctggtcagtacttggatgggagaccgcctgggaataccaggtgctgtaagcttttttcactcctctttacaaaaagcagagggcgctgctgctttttcagtggacaccgacagggtgggaaggaaatagctagatcatgacttgccggtatagaaatgacacaaatccagttaaatgatggctttcatcattccgaAGCTCaccgatcattttcttttcaattttatgctaacgtatactacatttcaacagtaaatattaatcttgttactgcactacatttgtgatccttatagccactttgtacattctgatttgacatttaaaagctgtgagtgtgtctggcaatctgccggcgctccctgtatagacgaaagagcaa from Anoplopoma fimbria isolate UVic2021 breed Golden Eagle Sablefish chromosome 14, Afim_UVic_2022, whole genome shotgun sequence encodes the following:
- the LOC129102836 gene encoding tripartite motif-containing protein 16-like; this encodes MKIFCRTDQQCICYLCSIDEHKGHDTVSAAAEMAERQKELGTSRQMIQQRIQNREKDVKVLQKELEAINRSADKAVTDSEKIFTDAKLQIRSRQKSEVSHVNRLQEKLQQEIADLNGKDAELERLSRAADHTQFLHSYASLSRLGEATDSPSVKIRSQRYTEDVTAAVSEVRDKLQDILSEEWSTISLAGTEEVLVPQAEPETRTDFLKYSCQITLDQNTAHKYMSLEYGQKAKHIYVQNFYYGHPDSFTDWCQILCRESLTGRCYWEVECNGSAIFVAVAYKKMSRVGRESAFGNNDKSWALQCFHDGYEFSHNNMRTSISGPHSPTVGVYLDHSAGILSFYSVSETMTLLHRVQTTFTQPLCPGLGIHSRGASAKICGASDTEEETA